A window of Akkermansiaceae bacterium contains these coding sequences:
- a CDS encoding CBS domain-containing protein, whose translation MEQSIAEIIQENKGRICKIDPTATIKEASKLMKAERVGALLVMNGERVIGVLTERDIVYRVIAVDRDIETTQVHEVMSKDVVVVKASLTVRDAMRVISEKRFRHLPVVSNGKLVGVVSSGDLNSRIVAEREGVIDTLYDYIYGTYPG comes from the coding sequence ATGGAACAGTCAATCGCGGAAATTATTCAAGAAAACAAAGGCCGGATCTGTAAGATCGACCCCACAGCAACCATCAAAGAAGCATCCAAGCTGATGAAGGCGGAGCGGGTGGGGGCGTTGCTTGTGATGAACGGGGAGAGGGTGATCGGCGTGTTGACCGAGCGCGATATTGTCTATCGCGTGATCGCCGTTGACCGGGATATTGAAACCACCCAGGTGCACGAGGTGATGTCCAAGGATGTGGTGGTGGTGAAGGCGTCACTCACAGTGCGGGATGCGATGAGGGTGATCTCGGAAAAACGTTTCCGGCACTTGCCTGTTGTATCCAATGGCAAACTTGTCGGGGTGGTATCCAGTGGCGACCTGAACAGCAGGATCGTCGCGGAACGGGAAGGTGTGATCGATACCTTGTACGATTACATCTACGGCACCTATCCTGGATAA
- a CDS encoding ParA family protein, translating into MKIVAIANQKGGVGKTTTAINLSAALAARGQRILLLDLDPQANATSGIGHEPDGRESMYYPLLGECAMEEKIIPSRLANLSLIPSGMDLAGVEIELARMDDHLMRLRGLLSGMKQHNGYDFCILDTPPSLGVLMTSALAAADEILIPLQCEWFGLEGLAKIVQVIEQIRDTGANPDVILEGILMTMYDGRTNLSRQVVEEVANYFPSQLYNTVIPRSIRIGEAPSHGITIFEHDPGGNGAQAYGGCADEFLTRHAVCGPPIAAAG; encoded by the coding sequence ATGAAAATCGTTGCTATCGCCAACCAAAAAGGAGGCGTCGGAAAGACCACCACCGCCATCAATCTCTCAGCTGCCCTGGCGGCACGTGGGCAGCGTATTCTGCTCCTCGACCTCGACCCGCAGGCCAACGCCACCAGTGGTATCGGCCACGAACCCGATGGCCGCGAGAGCATGTACTACCCCTTGCTCGGAGAATGTGCGATGGAGGAAAAAATCATCCCGTCGCGCCTGGCCAACCTCTCCCTGATTCCATCCGGCATGGACCTGGCCGGTGTGGAGATTGAGCTCGCCCGCATGGATGACCACCTGATGCGCCTGCGTGGCCTGCTTTCCGGGATGAAGCAGCATAATGGCTACGATTTCTGTATCCTCGACACCCCACCGTCGCTCGGTGTGCTGATGACCTCGGCTCTCGCCGCCGCCGATGAAATCCTGATCCCGCTCCAGTGCGAGTGGTTTGGCCTTGAGGGCCTGGCCAAGATTGTCCAGGTGATCGAACAGATCCGCGACACCGGAGCCAATCCGGATGTGATCCTCGAAGGAATCCTCATGACCATGTATGACGGGCGCACCAACCTATCCCGACAGGTTGTCGAGGAGGTTGCCAACTATTTCCCGTCCCAGCTCTACAACACGGTGATTCCACGATCGATCCGGATCGGTGAAGCACCCAGTCACGGTATAACCATCTTCGAGCACGATCCCGGAGGAAACGGCGCCCAGGCCTACGGCGGCTGCGCTGATGAATTCCTCACCCGCCACGCCGTCTGCGGGCCACCTATCGCGGCAGCCGGATAA